From one Lycium ferocissimum isolate CSIRO_LF1 chromosome 7, AGI_CSIRO_Lferr_CH_V1, whole genome shotgun sequence genomic stretch:
- the LOC132064842 gene encoding uncharacterized protein LOC132064842, with the protein MAYNIFFISSLLILAIFTQKIHAVEYSVTNRAANTPGGARFDRDIGVPYSKLTLAFSTSFIWRIFEQNSPSDRKNVQKISMFVDDIDGVAYTVNDEIHVSARYIQSYSGDVRREITGVLFHENTHVWQWNGNGRAPGGLIEGIADYVRLKAGLIPSHWVKPGQGDQWDQGYDVTARFLDYCNSLKNGFVAQLNKKMRNGYSNKFFVELLGKTVDQLWKEYKAKYRAEHEVA; encoded by the exons ATGGCTtacaatattttcttcatttcttctctATTAATCCTAGCAATATTCACCCAAAAAATCCATGCCGTAGAATACAGCGTAACCAACAGGGCCGCAAACACCCCCGGGGGTGCCCGTTTCGACCGAGATATTGGTGTCCCATACAGCAAGCTAACACTTGCATTTTCCACTTCATTCATATGGCGTATCTTTGAACAGAACTCTCCGTCTGACCGCAAAAACGTACAAAAGATTAGCATGTTCGTTGATGACATTGATGGAGTAGCCTACACCGTCAACGATGAGATTCATGTTAGTGCCAG GTACATCCAGAGTTACTCTGGTGATGTTAGGAGAGAGATCACTGGAGTGTTATTTCACGAGAACACCCATGTTTGGCAGTGGAATGGGAATGGTCGGGCTCCAGGAGGATTAATCGAAGGGATTGCTGATTATGTGAGGCTCAAAGCTGGTCTTATACCTAGTCACTGGGTCAAACCAGGCCAGGGCGACCAATGGGACCAAGGCTATGACGTGACTGCTCGATTTCTTGATTACTGCAACAGCTTGAAAAATGGGTTTGTGGCACAACTTAACAAAAAGATGAGAAATGGCTACAGTAATAAGTTCTTTGTTGAGCTGCTGGGGAAGACGGTTGATCAACTTTGGAAAGAGTACAAAGCTAAATACCGTGCAGAGCATGAAGTTGCCTAG